The Synechococcus sp. HK05 region AGGTCACCTTGCGCTGCTCGCCCTTGGCCTTCACCGCACCGGCCTGCTGGATCGCACCCCCGTAAAGCAGCAGCTTCTCGGTGAGGGTGGTCTTACCCGCGTCGGGGTGGGAGATGATCGCGAAGTTGCGGCGGCGCGCCACTGCCTCGGCCAAGGCCTGAAGCTCGGGGGTGGCGGCAGGGGCAGTGGTGCTGGTCATCGGGCCAGCCTCTCAGAGCAGCCGGCCCCACACCTCGAGATAGCGATCGTCCACCGGCGCCACCTGCAACTGATCCACCAAGCCCGCATCCCCCAGCTGCTGCTGCACCTCCTCAGGCGTGAAGGCCGCATGCAGCGAAGCGATGTAGTCGTGCTGAAGCACCAGCGGTGCATCGGACAGATAGCGCTGCTGCAGCGCAAGGGCCGCCTCCGGCGTGGGCGGCCGGCGCAGATCCTTGATGAACACACACGCGCCCGGCGCCCCCAGCTGCCGCACCGCCTGCCAGAGCACAGCGGGGTGATGCAGGTGGTGCAGAAGGCTGTTGCTCACCACCGCCGTAAACCCGCCCGGCAGCGACGGATCCGGCAGGCAGCGCTGCTCGAAACGCAGTCGCTGCTGCAGCGCCGGCCTGCGACCCAACTCCTGGAGCCCGGGAGCAAGCATGGCTGCAGCACCATCGAGACCCAACACCTGCGCGGTGGGGAAGCGCTCGGCCAGGCGAAAGCTGATGTTGCCGGGTCCGCAGCCGAGGTCGACCACAGCCGCACCAAGACCATCGGGGAACAGTTGCACCAGCCGCTCCATCAGCTGCTGGTCTCCAGCGCTGAAATCGGCGGCGGCGTAGGCCAGGGCCTGATCCAGGCCTTCCATCAACTCCGGCTCAGGCGTGCGCTGCATCGGTCTGGTTGAGCATCAGGGTCTGGGTGGGGAAGGGAATCTCGATGCCCGCACGGGAGAGGCTGTCGATGATGCGGCGGTTCAGCTCATGCAGGCTGTCTTCGAAAGCGTCGTGATCGGCTTGGTTCGAGCTGAACTCGACCACATGGTCGTAACTGAAGGCGGCAATGCGCTCTAGCCGGCAGGCATGAAACTGGAGAGCCGTGTCTTGCTCCACCACCTGCTGCATCAGGGCTGGGATCTGACGCAGCTGCTCCACCGTGGTGCCGTAGGCAATCCCCAGGGCAATTTCGGAGAGCTGCGCGCGTTCCACCAGCTCCTCCAGATGCACCAAGAGCTGCTCCCGCAGGCTCAGATAGGCCGTCCAACCGTGCAGTTCCACCATCGCAAACACGATCAGGGCAGGGCTGGAATCATCGGGGCGGCGCTCAAGGGTGACCAGCGGCTCAATCAGTTCGCCGACTCCCCCCACGAGGCGACGACCCTGGCGCAGCAATTCCTCGAGCTGGAAGGGAGACCAAGCCCCCTCCAGCTGGAGCCGCAGCTCGAGCGCCTGGGTGGGGGGCTGATCGCTCCGCATTCCCCGGCGTGAGTAGTTCACGATCGTGGCCTCCTCCGCCACGGAATTGGGGATGGTGACGCGGCTCTCCAGGGTTTGAAGCTCAAGCGAGCGCAGGCCGATCTTGGTGATGTAGCCAAGGTTCTCGCCCACACGACAAAACTCACCCACCCGCAGGGGGCGATCGGTCTGGATGGAGAGACCGGCAAACAGATTTCCGAGCAATTTGGAGGCACCAAGACCGATGGCCAGGCCGGGCACCGCTGAAAACGCCAACACGGTGTTGGCCGGGAGGCCCAACACAATCAACAGCCGGTAGCCCAGGGCCACCGCAGACAGAGCACCGATCGCACGGGTGAGCGGCATCACAAAATTGTTGATGCGCTGCAGTTGCAAATTGGAGGTACGTCCACGCACACGCGCCAACAGCTCCGCACTACTGCGACCAACGGCTTCAAAGAAGTAGAAGACGAAGAAACCAGCGACCACGTACCACACCACATAAAAGAAGTAGGTAGCAATCACCAACGGAAGACCCGTGAGATTAACCACGTCGTCCACAAAGGTCTTCACCAGGCGCGTCAGCGGCAACAAGGGCATCAGGATCAGGAAGCGCCTCCAGGCCAGGGCGTCAAGATTCCAGGCCTGTCCCTCCTTCCCGCGGCGGGGTTGATCGCGATAACTGTCGAGCAGCAAGCGAATCAACCAGAAGAGAACGGCCAGAAAAAGCAGTAGAGCCAGAACAACACAGGCAATTTGAAAGAGGGTTTGATCATCGATCGGAACTTCCAACACACGCCGCAGCGATAACGGCAACGCCAGATACCAGTCGGGCGGCACGAGATAACCAGGTGTATAAACGAAGTCCTGGAAGAATTCAGGGGTAGCAAAGGGCTGCTCAACCACCGGATAATCCCGAATCTCGCGGTACATCTCGCGAATCCCTGCAACCGTCTCTGCCGAGAACAGATAGTTCTCATTCTCAGGGTGGTCTTCCAGAATGGATGTGAGCGTGATCGCCGTTCCCGGAATACGCCAGGATTCAGAGGGACTGGTGCGGCGATCATTGATCGCCTTCATCCCTACGGCATCTGGAATGTCAATCGACTGAAAGCTATGGCTGAATACATAATCGAGCACATGTTTCAACTGAATCGCCGCCTCTTCCGCCATGTCGACCCGAACACTTTCCGGAAACGACGACGCATCCAGCGCTTTCACGGCCAGCTGAAACAACAGATCCGTGTCGGAGATCTGCTCCTCGCGCTCCCTAGCGCTACGGCTGTCCTCAGCGTCTGAACGGGGCCGGCCAAGCTGCTCGGAGCGGCGACCCACCTCAGCCATCACGGCATAGAAGTTGAGAAGGGTGTGCCGCGGGCTGTCGCCCACCACCGTGTTGAGCACCACATCCGACCAGGCAGCTGCCGCGCGCTGGAGCTCTGGATAGAAGGGTTGCTGCTCAATCGGAATCGGCGCCATGGCCAAGCCCGATGGCATCGCTGCCCCAGCAAGCGGCCTGACGGCCAGCGGCGCCGCCTGCAAGGGTCCAAAGCCCTGCAAAGCGATGCACACCACCGCTGTGAGGGCCAGCAGAAAACGAAATCGAGGCAAGCGAGACCATCGACGCATCACACCGGCAGCAACGGAGAAGACTGCGCGCAATCTGCCAAAAGCCGCTGCAAGGCGCTGCATAGCGCAACATCCACGCAATTAACCCCGCCAGTAGTGGCAACGGCTGCTTGCAGCCCCCACCAGTGGCGTTATGGTTCGGGCACTGTTTAGACCTGCCGCACGTGACCCTGTCAGTACCTGGACCCACCGCTGCCGCCATGGGCGAGCCCCTCAAGGGACCCAGACCTGACTTCCCAGCCACGGCGCCTGCGGCCAACCCGGTTTTCTATCGCACCTATTCCCGCAAAACCGCCAGCGGCCGCGAGAGTTGGCAGCAGGTGGCCGAGCGCAACCTCGAGGGCCTGCGCAAGCTGGGCCACCTCAATGCCGACGAAGTGGAGCTGCTGCGCCGCATGCAGCTCGAGCAGAAGGCCCTGCCCTCCGGCCGCTGGCTCTGGATCGGCGGCACTCCCTGGATCGAACAGAGCGAAAACTTCTCTGGTTCTTACAACTGCACCTCCACCAACCTGGTGGATTGGGAAGCCTTCGGTCTGATGATGGACCTGGCGATGATGGGGTGTGGCACGGGCGCCATCATTGAGCCGCACCTGATCAGCCGCCTGCCGGTGGTGCGGAATCAGCTGTCGATCCAAGCGGTGAGCGACATCGGCGCCACTCCCGCCGGCCAGCGTCAGGAGCACACCAGCCATCGCATCGAAGGCCAGCAGGTTTTCATCAAGGTGGGCGACACCCGCCGCGGCTGGGTGGACAGCTACCAGCTGCTGCTCGAGCTCTGCAGCGATGAGCGCTTCGATGCCGAGGCACCCATTGAGATCCATGTAGACCTCGCCGATGTGCGCCCCGTGGGCGAAACCCTCAAGGGTTTCGGCGGCATGGCCAACCCGGTGAAGCTGAAGGATCTCTACGGCCGCGTGGCCCAGATCCTGGGCAAAGCCCAGGGACGGCAGCTCACCTCAGTGGAGTGCTGCCTGCTGATCGATGAAGCGGCCGTGACGATCGTGGCCGGCAACATCCGCCGCAGCGCCGGCATGCGCCAGTTCGCCGCCGACGATCTCTCCGCCGCTGGTGCCAAAGAAAACCTCTGGCAGCAGGACAGCGAGGGCAACTGGCGCATCGACCCCGAGCGCGATGCCCTGCGCATGGCGAACCACACCCGTGTGTTCCACACCCGCCCCGATCGGGCCACGGTGCTGGAGGCGGTAACCAAGCAGTTCCACTCCGGCGAAGGCGCCATCCAGTTCGCCCCGGAGGCGATCGCCCGCTCCAACGCCGACCTGCTCCACACCCCCGAGCTGCGGGCTGAATTCATCGAGATCTATTGCGACCAAGGCCGTGAGGAAGCCGGCCGCTGGCTCACCACCCACCACAGCGAGATCAGCTCAGCCGAGCTGGAGCATCGCCTCGGCCGCTACGGCCTCAACCCCTGCGGCGAGATCCTCGGCGCCGACTTCCACTGCAACCTGGCCGAGGTGCACCTCAACCGCATCGACCCCGATGATCTGGTGGCCCAAGAAGAGGCCTTCACAGCCGGTGGCCTGGCCGTGGCCTGCCTGCTGAACCACCGCTTTGAGGTGGAGCGCTACCGCCAGAGCCGTTCCTGGGATCCGATCGTGGGCGTGAGCTTCACCGGCCTTTTCGACTTCTTCGTGCACGCCTTCGGCACCCCCTGGCTGCAGTGGTGGGAAGCCGGTCGCCCCGAGACCGAAGAAGGCCGCAGCTTCAAGGCGAAGGAGGCGGAGTATCTGAGCCGCTGGAAGGAGATCGTGAACAAGGCCGTGTGGGATTACTGCGATCGCCACGGCCTGCGCCGCCCCAACCGCTGCACCACCGTGCAACCCGCCGGCACCAAGAGCCTGCTCACCGGCGCCTCCCCCGGCTGGCACCCCCCCAAGGCGCAGCGCTTCATCCGCCGCATCACCTTCCGCAAGAACGATCCGGTGGCACTCGCCTGCATGGACTACGGCTACACGATCGTGCCGTCGCAGAGCGATAAGGACGAGCAGGGTCGCCTGCTGAACGATCCGTTTGATCCCCGCTGCACCGAGTGGCTGGTGGAGATCCCCACCGAAGTGAGCTGGGCCAACATCCCCGGCGCCGATGCGGTGGAGATCAACAACTTCTCCGCCATGGCCCAGTTCGACTTCTACATGCAGGTGCAGCAGCACTACACGGCCCACAACACCTCAGCCACCGTGGAGTTCCGCGAGCACGAAATCGAGCCCCTCACCGATGCGATCCACACCGCGATCGACAAAGGCCAGGGCTACATCTCCGCTGCGCTGCTGGCGCGCTTCGATGCCAACGCCACCTTCCCGCGCCTGCCGTTTGAGCCCATCGATCACGCCACCTACGAGCAACTGCAAAGTGAGGTGGTGAGCCGCCGCCGCACCAGCGACTTCTTCGAAGCCCTGCAGCGCTACGACGGCGGCGAACTGATGGAAGCCGGCCCCGCCGGCTGCGACTCCGACAAGTGCCTGCTGCCGCTGGCCAAGCCGGAGAACTGATCGCAGGGGTGAGCACGTTGCTCCGCATCGGGCCAGCCCTGCTGCTGGCCCTTCATCTGCCTACC contains the following coding sequences:
- a CDS encoding class I SAM-dependent methyltransferase, whose translation is MQRTPEPELMEGLDQALAYAAADFSAGDQQLMERLVQLFPDGLGAAVVDLGCGPGNISFRLAERFPTAQVLGLDGAAAMLAPGLQELGRRPALQQRLRFEQRCLPDPSLPGGFTAVVSNSLLHHLHHPAVLWQAVRQLGAPGACVFIKDLRRPPTPEAALALQQRYLSDAPLVLQHDYIASLHAAFTPEEVQQQLGDAGLVDQLQVAPVDDRYLEVWGRLL
- a CDS encoding mechanosensitive ion channel family protein, which translates into the protein MRRWSRLPRFRFLLALTAVVCIALQGFGPLQAAPLAVRPLAGAAMPSGLAMAPIPIEQQPFYPELQRAAAAWSDVVLNTVVGDSPRHTLLNFYAVMAEVGRRSEQLGRPRSDAEDSRSAREREEQISDTDLLFQLAVKALDASSFPESVRVDMAEEAAIQLKHVLDYVFSHSFQSIDIPDAVGMKAINDRRTSPSESWRIPGTAITLTSILEDHPENENYLFSAETVAGIREMYREIRDYPVVEQPFATPEFFQDFVYTPGYLVPPDWYLALPLSLRRVLEVPIDDQTLFQIACVVLALLLFLAVLFWLIRLLLDSYRDQPRRGKEGQAWNLDALAWRRFLILMPLLPLTRLVKTFVDDVVNLTGLPLVIATYFFYVVWYVVAGFFVFYFFEAVGRSSAELLARVRGRTSNLQLQRINNFVMPLTRAIGALSAVALGYRLLIVLGLPANTVLAFSAVPGLAIGLGASKLLGNLFAGLSIQTDRPLRVGEFCRVGENLGYITKIGLRSLELQTLESRVTIPNSVAEEATIVNYSRRGMRSDQPPTQALELRLQLEGAWSPFQLEELLRQGRRLVGGVGELIEPLVTLERRPDDSSPALIVFAMVELHGWTAYLSLREQLLVHLEELVERAQLSEIALGIAYGTTVEQLRQIPALMQQVVEQDTALQFHACRLERIAAFSYDHVVEFSSNQADHDAFEDSLHELNRRIIDSLSRAGIEIPFPTQTLMLNQTDAAHA
- the nrdJ gene encoding ribonucleoside-triphosphate reductase, adenosylcobalamin-dependent, which encodes MSVPGPTAAAMGEPLKGPRPDFPATAPAANPVFYRTYSRKTASGRESWQQVAERNLEGLRKLGHLNADEVELLRRMQLEQKALPSGRWLWIGGTPWIEQSENFSGSYNCTSTNLVDWEAFGLMMDLAMMGCGTGAIIEPHLISRLPVVRNQLSIQAVSDIGATPAGQRQEHTSHRIEGQQVFIKVGDTRRGWVDSYQLLLELCSDERFDAEAPIEIHVDLADVRPVGETLKGFGGMANPVKLKDLYGRVAQILGKAQGRQLTSVECCLLIDEAAVTIVAGNIRRSAGMRQFAADDLSAAGAKENLWQQDSEGNWRIDPERDALRMANHTRVFHTRPDRATVLEAVTKQFHSGEGAIQFAPEAIARSNADLLHTPELRAEFIEIYCDQGREEAGRWLTTHHSEISSAELEHRLGRYGLNPCGEILGADFHCNLAEVHLNRIDPDDLVAQEEAFTAGGLAVACLLNHRFEVERYRQSRSWDPIVGVSFTGLFDFFVHAFGTPWLQWWEAGRPETEEGRSFKAKEAEYLSRWKEIVNKAVWDYCDRHGLRRPNRCTTVQPAGTKSLLTGASPGWHPPKAQRFIRRITFRKNDPVALACMDYGYTIVPSQSDKDEQGRLLNDPFDPRCTEWLVEIPTEVSWANIPGADAVEINNFSAMAQFDFYMQVQQHYTAHNTSATVEFREHEIEPLTDAIHTAIDKGQGYISAALLARFDANATFPRLPFEPIDHATYEQLQSEVVSRRRTSDFFEALQRYDGGELMEAGPAGCDSDKCLLPLAKPEN